From Pseudomonadota bacterium:
GGCGGTACCCCAGCTTCCAGCGCCAATCACCCCGATTTTCATCGCCACTCTCCCTGAAAAAAGTTTTTTCCCAGCAGTCTGCTGCCATTCAGACCAAAAAAGCTGCCGAGGCAGCTTTTTTCATTGGATACCGGCAAAATATCCTGGATAAAAAGTGATGCCCTCGTAAAAAACCACAAAACCGATGGCACAGTAAAAGCTTCATATTCGAGGCAGGCAAAACCTGAGGCATGAGGCGTACTTTTACAGTACGCTGCAGTAACGAAGGTTGCAGCATAACGAAGAAGATGGAGTTTTTGCGAAGCCATCAACAGGTATTCAGGAGATCAGCTCGTACTCCTTGAGTACACTCCGGAGCACTTCCCGGTTGCTGTCAGCCAAAGGACAAAGTGGTAAACGCAGTTCCTGTTTCACCTTCCCCATCATTGCCAGAGATTCTTTTACCGGTATAGGATTCGTTTCGATAAACATGGTCTGAATCAACTTCTGCAGCCGCAGGTGAAGCTCCCGGGCGGCGTCCAGGTTACCAGCCGTAAAATGGTCATACAAAGAAGAAAACAGGTCTGGAACAATATTGGCCGTCACCGAAATCACTCCCTTACCACCGACGCACAAGAGGGGGAAAAATATCGGGTCGTCTCCGGAAATCAGGGAGAAGTCAGGACCGCAGGAATTGACGATCGCCGTTGCCCGGCTTATACTGCCGGTGGCTTCCTTGATCCCGACAATCTGGGGAATTTCAGCCAGGCGGGCAACGGTTGCCGGCAGCATATCAATGCCGGTCCGGCTGGGAACATTGTAAAGAACCATGGGAATTTCCACCTTGCCGGCAATGGCGGAAAAATGCTGAAAAAGGCCTTCCTGGGTCGGTTTATTATAATAGGGGGTGATCAGCAGAACACCGTCGGCACCGGCTTCTTTAGCATGCCTGGTCAAGCGGATTGCTTCAGCGGTATTATTTGATCCAGCACCGGCAATCACCGGAACCCGACCGTTAACCGCCTCAATAACCAGCTCAACTACCTGATCGTGTTCGGCGTGGGACAGGGTCGCGGACTCGCCGGTAGTTCCACAGGGAACAATGGCATCCGTCCCATTTTCCAGGTGAAACTCAACCAGGGCCCGAAGGGCCTGTTGATCTATGCTGCCGTTAGTAAACGGGGTGACAATGGCAACCATGGAACCAGAAAACATGGGACATCCTCCTTAAAATAACGGGCTACGATAAAAATTCCTGCACTATGTTTCCCTCATATACTATTTTGGCATCCCCTTCAAGAAAAACTTCCGTAAAACCGGCAGCAGCACGACAGTAATAGACCAGCAGCTTTTCCCCGGATCTAGTTTCAACCCGGGTGGGGGAATCTACCAGTTCCCTGGCGCTGGCCACCAGACAGGCGGCAACCGAACCGGTACCACAGGCAAGGGTTTCATCCTCAACCCCCCGCTCATAGGTCCGCACCTTCAAATTGTGGCGGTCAGCCACTGAAATAAAATTCACGTTAGTACCCGCCGGTTGAAATTGGTCATGAAAACGAAGTAAACGCCCTATTTCCTTGACCCTGGCCACTTCATGGTCTTCGACGATGAGCACCGCATGGGGAACGCCGGTATTGATAAAATCAAGGGTCACGGTTTCATCCCCGGCTTCAAGAACAATCTCCCGGCGGAAATCCACTGGCGGAGGTAATTCCAATTTGACCTGATCCTGGTTAATTTCAGCTCTTATCAGGCCGGCAAGAGTGCGAAAGGTCATCCGGGTTCCGGCCATCTCATGCAGAAAGGCAAAACGGGCGGCACAGCGGCCGCCGTTGCCACACATTTCGGCCTCGGAACCATCGGCATTGTAAAAACGCCAGACAAAATCAACCTCCGGATCATTTTCCAGCAGGATGATCCCGTCGGCTCCAACGCCGGTCTGCCGCTGGCAGAGGCGGGAAATCAGCACTACCCGGTCATCATCCGGAAAAATTCCCTCCCGGTTATCAACCATGATAAAGTCATTACCACTGCCATTCATTTTCCAGAATGGGATTACCGGCACCATTTTTCCCTTTTCCTCAGCCATAGTAGTTTACTCCTTAAATCGGCAAAAAAGTCGGTGTAGTATTCACTGGCATAATCCGGATAGGTCCATGGCAAAGCCTGATAGCTCCCATATTGATAGATAAGGGTCAAATCCGCATAAATTCCTTCACCCAGATAAGGACGATGATATGATTTTTTGGTAGTTGCCAGCACCAGATGTTCAATGGCAAGGTAGCCGGGATCAAGGTTCACGGTTCGCTGACCAGAAGGATCGGCCAGCTGCCCTTCCAGTTTATTAGTCAGGGCTTTCACCGCCGGCAACTGCTGCCGGTGAAATGGCTCGGCAAAAACCGCCAATCGACGCCAGAGCGGGCGGCCCATTTCCCGTTCATAATAAGGACTGAAATCAAAAGGCAACCGGGGCGTCAGGCAATCCAGCAGGCCAAATCTTTCTTCCAACTCGGGAACGACTGCCAGCAGCCTTTCATCCTCACGCCCCAGGATACTGACCAGCAGTAAAACCGGTTCGGGAAGATTGGCACTATCAACACTACTGTTCACGGTATTTTCTATTCTACTCAACTTTCTGAGTTGTTCTAAAAACAGCGGAAATAAATTTACAGTGATGTTCCGGCATGGCTCTCGCTCATTCTCGCCGGCCGTCCATGGCCGGCTTCCGAGGCGTCCGCCGCGAATCACATCGTGTGATTCGTTCGGCGGCCAATACCGCTATGAGCCAAGCCCGAACATCCGGTAATTATGTCCCTGACAACACAAGTCAGAAAGTTGAGTATTCTACAAAACCATCAGTTTCTGATGGTAATCAATAATCTCTGAGGGAGTAACCCGGGCCGTCCCCAATTTGCCCACTGCCACTCCGGCAGCCAGGTTGGCAACTCCTGCAGCTTCAGCCAGCAAAACTCCCGGAACCAGAGCCGCTGCTGTCGCCAGGGCAATGACCGTATCACCCGCTCCCGTCACATCATAAACCTCCTTGGCCAAGGTGGGCAACAACAGCATATCGCCGGCAGGTGGGAAAATTGCCATCCCCTCTTCTCCCCTGGTTATAATAACACTGGCGCTGCGAAACCGCTGTTTAATGAAAATTCCTGATTTTTTGACCGCCACCGGTGTGTCCAGAGAAAATCCGCAGGCCTGTGAAGCTTCCATGGTATTTGGGGTAATCAGATCCAGGTCATGATAAAAAGAAAAATTCTTCACCTTGGGATCCACCGCCAGGAAAACCCCTGCCGCCTGGCAGCCTGCAACCAGATCATCAAAAACGGGTTTATTTATAACTCCTTTCCCGTAATCAGAGATAATCACCCCATCCATATTCACCAACAGCCCCCGAATATATTCCTGAAGCTGGTCAATGGTTACACCATCAAGAGGACCCAGGGTTTCATGATCAAAGCGAACCACCTGCTGGTGCTGGGCAACCACCCGGGTTTTCATACTGGTCCGGCGTTGCTCATCACTGACCAGATAACCGTCCGAGCAATCCATTGCCGACAGCATTGACGCCAGGAGTTCTCCCTCACGATCACGGCCAATAACCGAAATAATTTCCGGTCGGACACCCAAGGCTGCCAGATTACCCACCACATTTGCCGCCCCGCCCGGCAGATTCTGTTCCTTTTGCACCTGAACCACCGGCACCGGGGCTTCGGGAGAAATACGCTCGACGGCACCACGAATAAACTGATCCACCATGACATCACCGACAACCATGATCCGGAGGCCGGCAATCCCGGCGATAATATCTTCCAACCGCTGTCGGGAAAACATTTTCATTTAGTACCTTACTCCTGAAAGTCTGTCACTCTTTTCAGTACCCCCTTGAGGGGTAAAAAAAACAAGAAATTTTTTTAACCACCCGTTCGCTAACGCTCACTTGAGAACACAGAGAGCGCAGAGTTCAAAATGCAGTAATCTCTCTAGAGAAATGGCGAATGTCGAACAGGGAATGGCGAATGTCGAAATTCAAAATTCCCTGTTCGACATACAATATTCTCTGTGTCCTCTGTGTCCTCTGTGGTTTAAAAGAATTTTGGGTTGCGGGACTCGCTCCCGCATCAGGTATTCCTAAATTAAGCGATTAGCTTTTAGCAGTTAGCTATTAGCTCAATAATTACAAGATGTTTAATATCATCAACCTTCACCCGTGGGGTGTTGTTAGTAACCATCGTAAAGCCCTGATTTTTAAAAGCTAATTGCTAATGGCTAAACGCTAATAGCTCAGCTTAGGGTATTATATCCTTACACCTTACACCTTACACCTTTTTCTATTTATACCCAAACCGCTCCAGAGCCGCCGGATTCTTCGTCCAGTTCTTTTCCACCGATACCCACAATTCCAGGAAAACCGGGATCCCGACTAATGCCTCAATTTCTTTGCGGGCCGCCGTCCCGATAGCTTTCAACATCCGTCCCTGGCGGCCGATAATAATCCCCTTCTGCGATGGCTGCTCCACAAAAATCGTCACCCCGATCGACAATCTGGTTTCCCGGTCATGGAAATAGTCAATCATCGCCG
This genomic window contains:
- the dapA gene encoding 4-hydroxy-tetrahydrodipicolinate synthase; amino-acid sequence: MFSGSMVAIVTPFTNGSIDQQALRALVEFHLENGTDAIVPCGTTGESATLSHAEHDQVVELVIEAVNGRVPVIAGAGSNNTAEAIRLTRHAKEAGADGVLLITPYYNKPTQEGLFQHFSAIAGKVEIPMVLYNVPSRTGIDMLPATVARLAEIPQIVGIKEATGSISRATAIVNSCGPDFSLISGDDPIFFPLLCVGGKGVISVTANIVPDLFSSLYDHFTAGNLDAARELHLRLQKLIQTMFIETNPIPVKESLAMMGKVKQELRLPLCPLADSNREVLRSVLKEYELIS
- the dapF gene encoding diaminopimelate epimerase, whose translation is MAEEKGKMVPVIPFWKMNGSGNDFIMVDNREGIFPDDDRVVLISRLCQRQTGVGADGIILLENDPEVDFVWRFYNADGSEAEMCGNGGRCAARFAFLHEMAGTRMTFRTLAGLIRAEINQDQVKLELPPPVDFRREIVLEAGDETVTLDFINTGVPHAVLIVEDHEVARVKEIGRLLRFHDQFQPAGTNVNFISVADRHNLKVRTYERGVEDETLACGTGSVAACLVASARELVDSPTRVETRSGEKLLVYYCRAAAGFTEVFLEGDAKIVYEGNIVQEFLS
- a CDS encoding DUF4416 family protein; amino-acid sequence: MNSSVDSANLPEPVLLLVSILGREDERLLAVVPELEERFGLLDCLTPRLPFDFSPYYEREMGRPLWRRLAVFAEPFHRQQLPAVKALTNKLEGQLADPSGQRTVNLDPGYLAIEHLVLATTKKSYHRPYLGEGIYADLTLIYQYGSYQALPWTYPDYASEYYTDFFADLRSKLLWLRKREKWCR
- a CDS encoding PfkB family carbohydrate kinase → MKMFSRQRLEDIIAGIAGLRIMVVGDVMVDQFIRGAVERISPEAPVPVVQVQKEQNLPGGAANVVGNLAALGVRPEIISVIGRDREGELLASMLSAMDCSDGYLVSDEQRRTSMKTRVVAQHQQVVRFDHETLGPLDGVTIDQLQEYIRGLLVNMDGVIISDYGKGVINKPVFDDLVAGCQAAGVFLAVDPKVKNFSFYHDLDLITPNTMEASQACGFSLDTPVAVKKSGIFIKQRFRSASVIITRGEEGMAIFPPAGDMLLLPTLAKEVYDVTGAGDTVIALATAAALVPGVLLAEAAGVANLAAGVAVGKLGTARVTPSEIIDYHQKLMVL